The Gemmatimonadota bacterium nucleotide sequence GAGAAATTGCCGGGAAAGCCCGTGTTGCCGCCTACGCTGACGCCCACGGTGTCGCCGAACGAGTCTCCGTTGATTTGCACGGCGCTGTAGTCGCGGTCGCCGTCGAATATGGCTTTTCTCTCGAAAAATTCGAAACTTGCAATGATCTTGCCGCGGTCGCCCGCAGCGCCGAATAGGGCCTTGACCTGCTCTTCGTCCGCACCTTTCGCCTCGGGACGGGTCATGCCGACCTGAATCTCCGCACCG carries:
- a CDS encoding TonB-dependent receptor plug domain-containing protein, which translates into the protein AIERIEILTDSASAVYGADAIGGVINFIMRADYTGAEIQVGMTRPEAKGADEEQVKALFGAAGDRGKIIASFEFFERKAIFDGDRDYSAVQINGDSFGDTVGVSVGGNTGFPGNFSTAYPIG